One window from the genome of Pempheris klunzingeri isolate RE-2024b chromosome 7, fPemKlu1.hap1, whole genome shotgun sequence encodes:
- the LOC139203706 gene encoding C-X-C motif chemokine 10-like isoform X1, with amino-acid sequence MTTKPLLLLLAALTLCCCITSLQAYPRACLCLRTTSTPIRPQAIEKIEVIPISGKCRRIEIIVTRRNGSRVCVTPTAKWVIMLLSRLQRESVSSNSTTESPATSTANF; translated from the exons ATGACGACCaaaccgctgctgctgctgctggccgctctgactctctgctgctgcatcaccTCTCTGCAGG CTTATCCCCGGGCGTGTCTCTGCCTTCGGACGACTTCTACTCCCATAAGGCCTCAAGCCATCGAGAAAATTGAGGTCATTCCTATTTCAGGAAAGTGTCGCCGCATTGAGATCAT CGTCACCAGGAGGAACGGCTCCAGAGTCTGTGTCACACCGACGGCGAAGTGGGTCATCATGCTGCTCAGCCGCCTGCAGAG GGAAAGTGTCTCCTCCAACTCGACCACCGAGTCCCCCGCCACCTCCACAGCTAACTTCTGA
- the LOC139203706 gene encoding C-X-C motif chemokine 10-like isoform X2 encodes MTTKPLLLLLAALTLCCCITSLQAYPRACLCLRTTSTPIRPQAIEKIEVIPISGKCRRIEIIVTRRNGSRVCVTPTAKWVIMLLSRLQRTACIKGRAFPCVGHQL; translated from the exons ATGACGACCaaaccgctgctgctgctgctggccgctctgactctctgctgctgcatcaccTCTCTGCAGG CTTATCCCCGGGCGTGTCTCTGCCTTCGGACGACTTCTACTCCCATAAGGCCTCAAGCCATCGAGAAAATTGAGGTCATTCCTATTTCAGGAAAGTGTCGCCGCATTGAGATCAT CGTCACCAGGAGGAACGGCTCCAGAGTCTGTGTCACACCGACGGCGAAGTGGGTCATCATGCTGCTCAGCCGCCTGCAGAG GACGGCCTGTATTAAAGGAAGGGCTTTCCCTTGTGTCGGTCATCAGTTATAG